In Nitrospiraceae bacterium, the following are encoded in one genomic region:
- a CDS encoding PAS domain S-box protein, with amino-acid sequence MAQQRLRDSEERYALALEGTSDGIWDWNPITGELYLSRRWKELLGFAESELPNNESAFFSRIHPDDAQAVGLAVREHLGHGVPYDVECRLLHRDGSYRWVRSRAKALRNEAGEVYRMVGTISDITERKILELDAQRWKQVFEQAEFGLAYGDVRTNTILSVNQAFARQLGYRIDELVGQPILNIYAPEARALIKGRLEAADRGGHLSYESIYQRKDGTIFPVWIEVTVIRDERGQPISRVAYAKDITEGKRAERALIDREAELRMALEAAEEGTFDYNVREDRTIFSEKALAMFGFGPQDRATYDDCISRVHHDDRPRVSEWFAQCMREKTEYQAEYRVELPNGEVKWIFAKGRGVYDQAGELERALGVLLDITERKLAERALLASEERYRHLFMASPHPMWVYDLETLAFLAVNDAAVAHYGYSRDEFLQRTIKDIQPAEDVESGVERTGISRHLKKNGTPIDVEITSHRLQFDGRRADLVLAFDVTERIVAEAELHESQERFRQLAENIKEVFWLTTVDKDRVIYVSPSYEEIWRRKCESLEVDPRSWLYTVHPDDRSRVLEAALTKQVTGEYREEYRIVRPDGSVRWIFDRAFPVRDKTGRIYRIAGIAEDVTERKGFEEALRESEQKLSLFVEHAPAAIAMFDREMRYLAASNRWCNGFGVSKEGLLGRSHYDLLPDLPERWKEAHRRGLAGAIEGCDADEWKRADGRIEWIRWEVRPWPATGTVKGLIIFSEVITDRIQAEQALQQSEARFRNVVEMAPAGMIVLDSEERIILVNAALEKIFGYSREELLGKTVDLLLPDDVRRNHGEAVRSFFRNPAARTMGAGRDLRGRCKDGRMVFVEIGLSPIDTIQGMAVLASVVDITERKRIERLGEGQRAILESIEKGSALSDTLTMLCRVIEGQADGLFCTILLRDGDRLRFAAGPSLPSEYHASIGDIRIGPTAGSCGTAAFTGETVVTDDISTEPRWDGYRDLALQYGLRACWSTPICGRDGAVLGTFAVYSREPHRPSERELKLVQTGGHLGGIAIERYRTERSLRDSEERFRLVAEATNDILWDWDLTTNDHWWSPNACERFAYDPQNEPSVEAWISRLHPDDKERILTLAESAVQSDLRSFSAEYRFRLADGTYGHFLDRAHIVRNEAGVAVRLIGAMIDVTGSKRAYASLEAAYQRLQAMSQELQTVESNERRRLSRELHDEVGQLLASLKFDLTSVKRSLAGRLKSAGGASYERLARALETTDLLFTRLRQIVRALRPPVLEELGLKAGLEALIADVQARTGLRCSLEFERRERRAARSPTVETAIYRVVQELLTNVIRHAQATQVAVVVHESRREWRLTVKDDGIGFDVAALSPTGGFGLRGIRERVEILAGQVDILSAPGAGTTVQVRIPAPLPSRPSEKRVTGATTPRRRRRSQAHD; translated from the coding sequence ATGGCACAGCAGCGGCTGAGAGACAGCGAAGAACGGTACGCGTTGGCGTTGGAGGGCACCTCGGACGGAATTTGGGATTGGAACCCGATCACCGGGGAACTTTATCTGTCACGCCGATGGAAGGAACTCCTCGGTTTTGCCGAAAGCGAATTGCCGAATAACGAGTCCGCCTTTTTCTCGAGAATCCATCCGGACGATGCCCAGGCGGTGGGTCTTGCGGTAAGGGAGCACCTTGGGCATGGGGTGCCCTACGATGTGGAATGTCGTCTGCTTCATAGGGACGGGAGTTATCGTTGGGTACGCAGCCGTGCAAAGGCCCTGCGAAACGAAGCCGGGGAAGTCTATCGGATGGTCGGGACGATTTCGGATATCACCGAACGAAAAATCCTGGAACTCGATGCGCAGCGATGGAAGCAGGTGTTCGAGCAGGCCGAATTTGGGTTGGCCTATGGTGATGTTCGGACCAATACCATTTTATCGGTCAATCAAGCATTTGCCAGGCAACTAGGATATCGAATCGACGAGTTGGTCGGCCAGCCGATTCTCAACATCTATGCGCCAGAAGCCCGCGCGTTGATCAAGGGGCGGCTTGAGGCGGCCGACCGAGGCGGCCATCTGTCTTACGAAAGCATTTACCAGCGCAAGGATGGAACAATCTTTCCGGTCTGGATTGAAGTCACGGTGATTCGGGACGAACGGGGACAACCGATCTCGCGGGTGGCCTACGCCAAGGATATCACGGAGGGGAAGCGTGCCGAACGGGCGCTGATCGATCGCGAGGCGGAGTTGCGGATGGCGCTCGAGGCGGCCGAGGAAGGTACGTTCGACTACAATGTCCGAGAGGACCGCACGATCTTTTCGGAGAAGGCCTTGGCGATGTTCGGTTTTGGGCCGCAGGATCGAGCTACCTACGACGATTGCATCTCCCGTGTCCACCATGACGATCGGCCGAGGGTCAGCGAGTGGTTCGCTCAATGTATGCGCGAAAAGACCGAGTACCAGGCGGAATATCGGGTGGAGTTGCCGAACGGAGAGGTCAAATGGATCTTCGCGAAGGGGCGCGGGGTTTATGACCAGGCAGGGGAACTTGAGCGGGCGCTCGGCGTGCTGCTCGATATCACCGAACGCAAGCTGGCTGAACGGGCCTTGCTGGCGAGTGAAGAACGCTACCGACATTTGTTCATGGCGAGCCCCCATCCCATGTGGGTGTATGACCTTGAGACGCTGGCCTTCCTGGCGGTGAATGATGCAGCGGTGGCTCACTACGGGTACAGTCGCGACGAATTTTTGCAGAGGACCATTAAAGACATTCAGCCGGCGGAAGACGTCGAATCGGGCGTGGAGCGGACGGGAATCTCGCGTCACCTGAAAAAGAACGGCACTCCAATCGATGTCGAGATCACCTCGCACAGGCTTCAATTCGACGGGCGGCGGGCCGACTTGGTACTGGCATTCGACGTCACGGAGCGGATCGTAGCTGAAGCGGAGCTTCACGAGAGTCAGGAGCGGTTTCGGCAATTGGCGGAGAATATCAAGGAAGTGTTCTGGTTGACGACCGTCGATAAGGATCGCGTCATCTACGTCAGCCCGAGCTACGAGGAAATCTGGCGACGGAAATGCGAAAGCCTGGAAGTCGATCCCCGCTCCTGGTTGTATACGGTACACCCCGATGATCGAAGTCGCGTTCTCGAGGCGGCCCTCACCAAACAGGTGACGGGCGAGTATCGGGAGGAATACCGCATTGTCCGGCCGGACGGGTCCGTGCGGTGGATCTTCGATCGAGCGTTTCCCGTGCGGGACAAGACCGGGCGTATCTATCGAATCGCCGGCATCGCAGAGGATGTAACGGAACGAAAAGGATTTGAGGAGGCGCTTCGAGAAAGTGAACAGAAGCTAAGCCTTTTCGTCGAGCATGCACCGGCTGCAATCGCAATGTTCGATCGAGAGATGCGCTATCTCGCTGCCAGCAATCGTTGGTGTAATGGGTTCGGGGTTAGCAAAGAGGGACTCTTGGGACGGAGTCATTACGATCTGCTGCCGGACCTCCCTGAACGGTGGAAAGAGGCCCATCGGCGTGGGCTTGCGGGGGCGATTGAAGGTTGCGATGCCGACGAATGGAAACGTGCGGATGGGCGGATCGAATGGATCCGATGGGAAGTCCGTCCTTGGCCTGCGACGGGAACCGTCAAGGGCCTGATCATCTTTTCTGAAGTAATCACGGATAGGATACAGGCGGAGCAGGCGCTGCAACAGAGCGAAGCGCGATTCCGCAACGTGGTTGAAATGGCCCCCGCCGGGATGATCGTGCTGGATTCAGAGGAACGCATCATCCTCGTGAACGCCGCGCTGGAGAAGATTTTCGGGTATAGCCGGGAAGAACTTCTCGGCAAAACGGTCGACCTGTTACTGCCCGACGATGTACGCCGAAACCATGGGGAGGCAGTCCGCTCGTTTTTTAGGAATCCGGCGGCGCGGACGATGGGGGCAGGCCGCGATCTGAGAGGCCGATGCAAGGACGGAAGAATGGTCTTTGTCGAAATCGGCCTGTCGCCGATAGATACCATCCAGGGCATGGCGGTCTTGGCTTCGGTGGTCGATATCACCGAGCGCAAGCGTATCGAACGATTGGGCGAAGGGCAACGAGCCATTCTGGAATCGATCGAAAAAGGCTCGGCATTGTCCGATACGTTGACAATGCTGTGTCGTGTGATCGAAGGCCAGGCGGATGGTCTCTTCTGTACCATTCTTCTCCGGGATGGCGACCGACTCCGGTTTGCTGCGGGTCCCAGCCTGCCGTCCGAGTACCATGCCTCCATCGGCGACATCAGGATCGGCCCGACGGCTGGTTCCTGCGGCACGGCAGCGTTTACCGGTGAAACCGTCGTGACGGACGATATCTCGACCGAACCGCGTTGGGATGGATACCGTGACCTCGCCTTGCAGTATGGGTTACGAGCCTGTTGGTCGACCCCGATTTGTGGCCGCGATGGGGCCGTATTGGGGACGTTCGCCGTCTATAGCCGTGAGCCGCACCGGCCGTCGGAGAGAGAGCTGAAGTTGGTACAGACCGGAGGGCATCTTGGAGGCATTGCCATCGAGCGGTATCGGACGGAGCGGTCGCTTCGGGACAGTGAGGAGCGATTCAGGCTGGTTGCGGAGGCCACCAATGATATTTTGTGGGATTGGGATTTGACCACAAACGACCACTGGTGGAGCCCCAACGCGTGCGAGCGGTTCGCCTATGACCCGCAGAATGAGCCGAGCGTCGAGGCTTGGATCAGCCGACTGCATCCCGATGACAAGGAACGGATCCTGACCCTTGCGGAGAGCGCCGTCCAATCAGACCTGCGATCATTTTCCGCCGAATACCGATTTCGCCTTGCCGACGGCACGTACGGCCATTTTTTGGACCGTGCCCACATCGTGCGGAACGAGGCAGGGGTTGCGGTCCGTCTGATCGGGGCCATGATCGACGTCACCGGATCGAAGCGAGCCTATGCCTCCTTGGAGGCTGCCTATCAGCGCCTGCAAGCTATGTCGCAGGAATTGCAGACAGTCGAGTCCAACGAGCGTCGCCGGCTCTCTCGTGAATTGCACGATGAGGTTGGGCAATTGCTTGCCTCCCTCAAGTTCGACCTCACCTCGGTCAAGCGGAGCCTCGCGGGGCGACTCAAGTCCGCCGGGGGGGCCAGCTACGAGCGGCTGGCGCGTGCGCTTGAGACGACGGATCTTTTGTTCACCCGGCTCCGCCAAATCGTACGGGCTCTGCGGCCGCCGGTGCTGGAAGAATTGGGATTGAAGGCCGGCCTAGAAGCCTTGATTGCGGATGTCCAAGCGAGGACGGGATTGCGCTGCTCGCTGGAATTTGAACGGCGCGAACGTCGTGCGGCTCGGTCCCCGACGGTCGAGACGGCCATCTATCGGGTTGTTCAGGAGTTGCTGACTAATGTGATCCGCCATGCGCAAGCCACGCAGGTTGCCGTGGTGGTTCATGAAAGTCGCCGAGAGTGGAGGCTGACGGTGAAGGATGATGGGATCGGATTTGATGTCGCGGCGCTGTCCCCTACCGGAGGGTTCGGATTGCGTGGAATCAGGGAGCGGGTTGAGATCCTGGCCGGACAGGTGGACATTCTCTCCGCTCCCGGCGCCGGGACCACCGTTCAGGTGCGGATCCCGGCCCCGTTGCCCTCACGACCAAGTGAAAAGCGCGTGACAGGGGCGACGACACCGCGTCGCCGACGGAGGAGCCAAGCCCATGACTAA
- a CDS encoding response regulator transcription factor: MTKYRCLIADDHPVVRRGVRDLLEDEELCSEICEAKTGEEALEAVRRRPWDLMILDIALPDKHGLDVLKEAKLLQPKLPVLMLSLYPEREFAWRAFKAGASGYLTKDRAPSELMAAVRRILQGGRYITDALADQIASILETGESGQLHERLSDREMQVLRLLGKGQSISAIAAHMSLSVKTVSTYRSRLLEKLELRSTGELVKYAIDHQLSV, from the coding sequence ATGACTAAGTATCGTTGTCTCATTGCTGACGATCATCCCGTTGTCCGACGGGGGGTGCGCGACTTGCTGGAAGATGAGGAGCTCTGTTCCGAGATCTGCGAAGCCAAGACCGGAGAGGAGGCGTTGGAAGCGGTTCGGCGCCGGCCCTGGGACCTCATGATTCTCGATATCGCGCTGCCGGATAAACACGGATTGGATGTGCTCAAGGAAGCCAAGTTGCTTCAGCCGAAATTGCCCGTGCTGATGCTGAGCCTCTACCCGGAACGGGAATTTGCCTGGCGGGCATTCAAGGCGGGGGCGTCCGGGTATCTGACCAAAGATCGGGCTCCGTCTGAGCTCATGGCGGCGGTGAGGCGCATCCTCCAGGGCGGCCGGTACATTACGGACGCGCTCGCCGACCAAATTGCATCGATTCTGGAGACCGGGGAGTCCGGGCAGCTACACGAGCGTCTGTCTGACCGGGAAATGCAGGTTTTGCGATTGTTGGGAAAGGGGCAATCCATCTCCGCGATTGCGGCCCACATGTCGTTGAGCGTGAAGACGGTCAGTACCTACCGTTCGCGGCTATTGGAGAAACTGGAATTGCGCTCCACCGGCGAGCTCGTGAAGTACGCCATCGATCACCAACTGTCGGTCTGA
- a CDS encoding response regulator transcription factor translates to MGSHCTGTGTGRLREPAIWRELRDGSGEERAIRVLIADAQEVVRIGLRTFLRGERDLRVVGETTTIDETLGEAGRLKPDVILLDGRLAGDLGGEACRKLLDAVPEVRIFLLTQSGSELDRTKAAAVGAPGWISKTLGRGQLLEAVRSVVYKTGQPLPSPASGGARRAWDSATWSEGTVEHVQRLSHQEKRMLPMVAEGKTNKEIARTLGLSDKTVKNYLANVFSKLGVRRRSQVAALYVQGAVTVGETRGWDSSVIGG, encoded by the coding sequence ATGGGATCACATTGCACTGGCACCGGGACAGGGCGTCTACGGGAGCCGGCGATCTGGCGTGAGCTGCGAGATGGAAGCGGTGAGGAGCGAGCCATTCGTGTATTGATCGCCGATGCGCAAGAAGTGGTGCGAATCGGTTTGCGAACCTTCCTGAGGGGTGAGCGAGACTTGCGAGTGGTCGGTGAGACGACGACGATCGACGAGACCCTAGGGGAGGCTGGTCGGCTAAAGCCGGACGTGATCCTGCTCGATGGTCGATTGGCCGGCGACCTGGGGGGCGAGGCCTGCCGAAAACTCCTGGATGCGGTTCCGGAAGTCCGTATTTTTCTGTTGACGCAATCGGGCAGCGAACTCGATCGGACGAAGGCGGCGGCTGTGGGCGCCCCTGGGTGGATCTCGAAGACGCTTGGGCGTGGGCAACTCCTGGAGGCCGTTCGTTCGGTGGTCTACAAGACCGGCCAGCCTCTGCCCTCGCCAGCGAGCGGCGGGGCACGTCGGGCATGGGATTCAGCGACCTGGTCGGAAGGGACCGTGGAGCATGTGCAGCGGTTGTCTCACCAGGAGAAGCGGATGCTCCCCATGGTGGCTGAAGGCAAGACCAACAAGGAAATCGCCAGAACGCTCGGCTTATCCGACAAGACGGTGAAGAATTATTTGGCGAACGTATTTAGCAAACTCGGTGTCAGACGACGCTCCCAAGTCGCTGCGCTGTATGTGCAGGGTGCCGTGACGGTGGGCGAGACACGGGGATGGGACTCGAGCGTGATCGGGGGTTAG
- a CDS encoding TIGR00645 family protein, with amino-acid sequence MSHPSPSDSPQPAVSPESINRVEQVFETIVFASRWIQAPLYGGLIIAELLYAYKFLVELWEMIYHIQDHSETIFMLGVLSLIDITMVANLLTMVIIGGYATFVSKLDLEGHRDRPDWLTHVDPGTIKIKLAASLIGISSIHLLKAFVNIANVQPEHMKWQIYIHMTFLGSAILLAYTDKLMQRERKH; translated from the coding sequence GTGAGTCACCCGTCCCCGTCCGATTCCCCACAACCAGCCGTTTCACCCGAATCGATCAATCGCGTCGAGCAGGTTTTCGAAACGATCGTCTTTGCGAGCCGGTGGATCCAGGCCCCCCTCTATGGCGGGCTGATCATCGCCGAGCTCCTCTACGCGTACAAGTTTTTGGTCGAACTGTGGGAGATGATCTACCATATTCAGGACCACAGCGAGACTATCTTCATGCTCGGGGTCCTCTCGTTGATCGACATCACCATGGTGGCGAATCTGTTGACCATGGTCATCATCGGCGGCTACGCCACCTTCGTCAGCAAACTGGATCTGGAGGGCCACCGCGACCGACCGGACTGGTTGACCCACGTCGATCCCGGCACGATTAAGATCAAGTTGGCGGCGTCCTTGATCGGCATCTCGAGCATCCACTTGCTCAAGGCCTTCGTCAACATCGCCAACGTCCAGCCTGAACATATGAAATGGCAGATCTACATTCACATGACCTTCCTGGGATCCGCCATTCTCCTGGCCTACACCGACAAGCTGATGCAGCGCGAGCGCAAGCACTAA
- a CDS encoding PAS domain S-box protein, whose product MSLPSRHPESSRDLLSGTSAHVALLDSDGTIVSINKAWARLATVDGFAGAHIGLNYLQICDAAKNQMNGRRLADGVRKVLAGTQQIFSHEYASSGTAHSQQRYRIVVTALQGAPKARAIVLHLDVSDIKRAEAAFRRSEAELKAIVYTAVDGIVVIDERGTIESVNPSVTRLFGYEPVELIGKNVKMLMPSPYDSEHDQYLRNYLTTGERKVIGIGREVVGKRRDGFTFPISLGVSEMIVEGVRKFTGIIHDLSSRKQAEALFRQVVESAPNGMLMINPLGVITLVNKQIELMFGYSREEMIGQSVELLIPERFRAGHPAHRIAYFAAPSSRAMGAGRELYGLRKDGSEFPAELGLNPIDTAAGPLALASVVDITPRRQAEAALAKATHDLEAKNRELLDARDQAIRAGQAKSDFLATMSHEIRTPMNGVIGMTNLLLDTQLTSEQKEFLHTLKHSGESLLRIINDILDFSKIEAGKFAIEAIPFDLRLTIEDTLDLLAPTAQGRQLELVGLIDAQTPRTVVGDPGRVRQILTNLVGNAVKFTEKGEVLIQVLQIEESSSSILLRFEVIDTGIGLTPEAQEKMFQAFTQADSSTARKYGGTGLGLTICKRLVELMGGQIGLHSISGLGTCIWFTIRFGTQSAPVSTAQPPVLLKDLSGLRVCLIDDNATNRSLLQYHVSAWKMEHQSAVDGPSALSLLRNAAKDGTPFDLAIIDVHMPEMDGLQLCRLIKQDPAIQHTQLILLTACGQRGDSAAAKEVGAAAYLTKPIRERHLADCIRLIFGREPGEHQAPPLITRHSMSEVQNRPVHRVLVVDDNPVNQRVAVKMLEKLGCRVDVASNGMEALAAICRHEYPLVFMDCQMPELDGFETTRLIRSQELSGHHLPIVAMTANAMEGDRNACLKSGMDDFISKPIMPAQLKAVVNRWLSQPNKDGTDSPETDSSSGLER is encoded by the coding sequence ATGTCACTCCCATCTCGGCATCCCGAATCGTCCCGCGACCTCCTATCGGGGACCTCCGCCCATGTCGCCCTTCTTGACTCGGACGGCACCATCGTCTCGATCAACAAGGCCTGGGCGCGACTCGCCACAGTCGACGGGTTTGCAGGCGCCCACATCGGACTGAACTATCTGCAGATCTGCGATGCGGCCAAGAACCAAATGAACGGTCGACGTCTCGCGGACGGGGTCCGAAAGGTTCTTGCCGGAACGCAGCAGATCTTCTCGCACGAATATGCCTCTTCCGGTACGGCACATTCCCAACAGCGGTATCGCATCGTGGTCACGGCGCTTCAGGGGGCACCGAAGGCGCGCGCTATCGTCTTGCATCTCGACGTGTCCGACATCAAACGGGCGGAGGCCGCCTTTCGACGAAGCGAAGCCGAGTTGAAGGCCATCGTGTACACAGCAGTGGACGGCATCGTCGTCATCGACGAACGGGGCACCATTGAATCGGTGAATCCCTCGGTCACGCGATTGTTCGGATACGAGCCCGTGGAGTTGATCGGCAAGAATGTGAAGATGCTCATGCCTTCCCCGTACGATTCGGAACACGACCAATATCTTCGGAACTACCTGACCACCGGGGAAAGGAAAGTCATCGGTATCGGACGTGAGGTGGTGGGGAAACGCCGCGACGGGTTCACGTTTCCGATCAGCCTGGGCGTCAGCGAAATGATAGTCGAGGGGGTCCGGAAATTCACCGGCATCATCCACGATCTTTCTTCGCGCAAACAGGCGGAGGCTTTGTTTCGGCAGGTCGTCGAATCCGCCCCCAACGGCATGTTGATGATCAACCCGCTCGGCGTGATCACCCTCGTCAACAAGCAAATCGAACTGATGTTCGGCTACAGCCGCGAGGAGATGATCGGCCAATCGGTAGAGCTCCTCATTCCCGAACGATTCCGCGCCGGGCACCCGGCCCACCGTATCGCCTACTTCGCCGCCCCCTCGTCCCGCGCCATGGGCGCCGGCCGCGAACTCTACGGCTTACGCAAGGACGGCAGTGAGTTTCCCGCCGAGCTGGGCCTGAATCCCATCGACACCGCCGCCGGGCCCCTCGCCCTCGCCTCGGTCGTCGACATCACCCCCCGCCGGCAGGCGGAAGCGGCCCTCGCCAAGGCCACCCATGACTTGGAAGCCAAGAACCGAGAGCTTCTGGATGCCCGCGACCAGGCTATCCGGGCCGGACAGGCCAAATCCGACTTCCTGGCTACCATGAGTCACGAAATCCGTACCCCGATGAACGGGGTGATCGGCATGACCAACCTGCTGCTCGATACGCAATTGACTTCGGAGCAGAAGGAGTTTTTGCATACGCTCAAGCACTCGGGCGAGTCCTTGCTGCGGATCATCAACGACATTTTGGACTTTTCGAAGATCGAAGCGGGCAAGTTTGCGATCGAAGCCATCCCGTTCGATCTGCGGCTCACGATCGAGGATACGCTGGATCTTCTTGCCCCCACCGCGCAGGGACGGCAGCTGGAACTGGTCGGTCTCATCGATGCGCAGACTCCGCGGACGGTGGTCGGCGATCCCGGGCGTGTCCGTCAGATCCTGACCAACCTGGTCGGCAACGCCGTCAAATTCACCGAGAAGGGGGAAGTGCTGATCCAGGTATTGCAGATCGAGGAAAGTTCGAGTTCCATCTTGCTCCGTTTTGAGGTGATCGACACGGGAATCGGGCTGACGCCCGAAGCACAGGAAAAGATGTTCCAGGCCTTCACCCAAGCCGATAGCTCAACGGCCCGCAAGTATGGGGGAACCGGGCTGGGCCTGACGATCTGCAAACGGCTGGTCGAGTTGATGGGTGGGCAGATCGGGCTTCACTCGATATCGGGCTTGGGAACCTGTATCTGGTTCACCATTCGATTCGGCACCCAGAGTGCTCCGGTTTCCACCGCCCAGCCTCCGGTACTGCTCAAAGACTTGAGCGGACTTCGAGTGTGCTTGATTGACGACAACGCCACGAATCGGAGTCTGCTGCAGTACCACGTTTCGGCGTGGAAGATGGAACACCAAAGCGCAGTCGACGGTCCCTCGGCCCTTTCGCTCCTCCGAAACGCAGCTAAGGATGGCACGCCCTTCGACTTGGCCATCATCGACGTGCACATGCCTGAAATGGACGGGTTACAGCTTTGCCGCTTGATCAAGCAGGACCCCGCCATCCAGCATACCCAGCTGATTTTGCTGACGGCCTGCGGCCAGCGCGGCGACAGTGCCGCGGCGAAGGAAGTCGGAGCCGCCGCCTATTTGACCAAACCAATCCGTGAACGCCATCTCGCAGACTGTATCCGTTTGATCTTCGGCCGCGAACCTGGCGAGCACCAGGCTCCCCCGCTCATTACTCGGCACTCCATGTCGGAGGTTCAGAATCGTCCCGTGCATAGGGTCTTGGTCGTGGACGACAACCCTGTCAATCAACGAGTGGCGGTCAAGATGCTGGAAAAGTTGGGATGCCGGGTGGATGTGGCGAGTAATGGGATGGAAGCACTGGCTGCCATCTGTCGGCATGAGTACCCTCTCGTCTTCATGGATTGTCAGATGCCGGAGCTCGACGGCTTTGAAACCACACGGCTGATCCGCTCACAGGAATTGTCCGGGCACCATCTGCCGATCGTCGCGATGACCGCCAATGCGATGGAAGGGGACCGCAACGCTTGCTTGAAATCAGGCATGGACGACTTCATCAGCAAGCCGATCATGCCCGCGCAGCTTAAGGCAGTCGTGAATCGCTGGCTTTCTCAACCAAACAAGGACGGCACCGACTCCCCAGAAACGGATTCATCATCAGGATTGGAACGTTGA